TCCTCATTACAGTTTTCTGGCCCACCAAATTCATCATAGTAATAATCAGGTGCTGAAAGCCAATAAATCATTTGAGCAGTCTCAATAGCACAGTTAGGATTATCTATTATTTGTTCAAGCAAAAAGGTTCCATCGTCATAATTATGACTATATGCCATAAAATGAAGTTCTTCAGATGAACAAATCTTCTGAATTTCTTTTTTAACTTGATTAGCATACTCTTCAAATCCAATTTTTCTTTGCTTTGAAAATTCCTTATATACAATCCATTCTTCATCCTGCTCGATTTCTTCTGCAAATTCTTCTTCTGTCATATCAAAGCAATCTTTATTTCCTGCAACACTTGCTTTAAATACTAACTCCTCTAAAACTTCTTTTCTTTCATCTGTTATCATAGTAATTTTCTCCATCACTAAAAAATAAAATTTTGTAATCTCAAAAAACTAAGGTCCCACATAATCCATATTTTTATATCTATCTGCAACAAAAGCCGAAAGAGTAATCTGAGATATATTCCATTCTCCAGCTAAATAAATTATACATCCGATACTATCTCCTTTGGAAT
The DNA window shown above is from Fusobacterium sp. DD2 and carries:
- a CDS encoding DUF4274 domain-containing protein; protein product: MITDERKEVLEELVFKASVAGNKDCFDMTEEEFAEEIEQDEEWIVYKEFSKQRKIGFEEYANQVKKEIQKICSSEELHFMAYSHNYDDGTFLLEQIIDNPNCAIETAQMIYWLSAPDYYYDEFGGPENCNEEYNKDFADLLVKMNNKANGKGFIIDSGIMFSDEMNEHIKNSQLDYTKEVYSKIPKCFRK